The genomic stretch GCGTCAGGAACATCTTCATCTGTTCGATGGTGGTGTTCTGGCTCTCATCAAGAATGATGAACGCGTCGTTCAGCGTACGACCGCGCATGTAGGCGAGCGGGGCAACTTCGATAACGTTACGCTCAATGAGCTTCTCAACTTTCTCAAAGCCGAGCATTTCGAACAGCGCATCGTATAAAGGGCGCAGATAAGGGTCGACCTTCTGGCTCAGATCGCCCGGCAGGAAGCCCAGTTTTTCACCGGCCTCAACGGCAGGACGGGTCAGCAGAATACGGCGGATCTCCTGGCGTTCCAGCGCATCGACCGCAGCGGCAACGGCCAGATAGGTTTTACCCGTACCCGCCGGACCCACCCCGAAGGTGATGTCGTGGTCGAGGATGTTGGCGATGTACTGCGCCTGGTTTGGCGTACGCGGCTTAATGACGCCACGTTTGGTCTTGATATTGATTGCCTTACCGTAGTCCGGCACGCTTTCCGCGCTCTGCTCAAGCACGCGCGCCTCTTTAATGGCGAGGTGAATTTGTTCCGGTTCGATATCCTGAATTTCGCCGCGCATCGGGGAGGTATCGACATACAGGCTACGCAGAATGTCCGCAGCGGCGTTGACGCAGATAGGGCGTCCGGTAAGTTTGAAATGATTATCGCGACGATTGATTTCGATACCCAGACGTCGCTCCAGTTGTTTGATGTTGTCATCAAACGGCCCGCACAGGCTCAGCAGGCGAGCGTTGTCTGCTGGCTCAAGGCTAATTTCACGCGTATCTATATTCAAACTGTTCCTCTTTAATTGGTTAACTGACCCATTGCGATAGAGCGTAATAAAACGGTCATTACCGAAATTATTCACGCCACAGAATAAAGGCGCAAGCGTTGCGGAAGATATTGGGGACGATGAGAGGAAATACAAGGCCTGCCGGAAAGGCAGGCCAGGAGGATTAAGGCTGGTAAATCCCCACGCCAGAATCGTTTTCTTTACGGGTACGAGAGATCACGGATTCCGGAGACTCGGCAATACGCAGGCCCATTTCGTCCTCGGTGCGTACCAGCTTCGCGCGCAGCGAGTTGGTCAGCACTTCGACAATCTCGACGTCCACGAATTTACCGATCATATCCGGGGTGCCTTCAAAGTTCACCACGCGGTTGTTTTCGGTACGACCGGAGAGTTCCATAATGCTCTTGCGGGAGGTGCCTTCCACCAGAATGCGCTGAACGGTGCCGAACATACGGCGGCTCCACGCGTTGGCCTGCTGGTTAATACGCTCCTGCAGAATATACAGACGCTGCTTTTTCTCTTCTTCCGGCACATCGTCAACCATATCGGCCGCCGGTGTTCCAGGACGCGCAGAGAAGATGAAGCTGTAGCTGACGTCAAAATTCACTTCACCGATGAGCTTCATGGTGCGTTCGAAGTCATCAGCGGTTTCGCCAGGGAAGCCGACGATAAAGTCGGAGCTGATCTGGATATCCGGACGCGCTTCACGCAGCTTGCGAATGGTGGACTTGTACTCCAGCACCGTATGCGGGCGGCCCATCAGGTTCAGCACGCGGTCAGAGCCGCACTGAATCGGCAGGTGCAGGAAGCTCACCAGCTCTGGCGTATCGCGATACACGTCAATGATGTCGTCGGTAAACTCCATCGGATGGCTGGTGGTAAAGCGAATGCGGTCGATGCCGTCAATCGCGGCCACCAGACGCAGCAGTTCGGCAAAGCTGCCGGTGGTGCCGTCGTAGTTTTCCCCGCGCCAGGCGTTTACGTTCTGGCCCAGCAGGTTTACTTCGCGAACACCCTGTGCGGCAAGCTGCGCGATTTCAAACAGAATATCGTCTGCCGGACGGCTGACTTCTTCACCGCGGGTGTAAGGCACCACGCAGTAAGTGCAGTATTTGTTGCAGCCTTCCATGATGGAGACGAAGGCAGTCGGGCCATCGGCGCGCGGCTCTGGCAAACGGTCAAACTTTTCGATCTCCGGGAAGCTCACGTCAACGACCGGACTACGGTTGCCGCGAACCTGATTGATCATCTCCGGCAGGCGGTGCAGGGTCTGAGGGCCAAAGACAATATCCACATACGGGGCTCTCTGGCGGATCAGCTTACCTTCCTGCGACGCGACGCAGCCACCCACCCCGATGATCAGGTCCGGATTTTTTCGTTTGAGAAGCTTCCAGCGGCCTAACACGTGAAAGACTTTTTCCTGCGCTTTTTCACGAATCGAACAGGTGTTCAGCAGCAGCACGTCCGCTTCTTTCACATTTTCTGTCAGCTGGTATCCGTGGGTTGAATCCAGCAGATCGGCCATCTTGGATGAATCGTATTCGTTCATCTGACAGCCCCAGGTTTTTATATGGAGTTTTTTAGTCATCGACTTGCTCAGCTCAGGATTGCAAGCCGCGTATTGTAATGCTTTGGTGGGGTTGTGACCAGTATGAAGGTTATGTGTCTCAGGACCGCAAAAATCCGGTAAACTTAAGGGATTCTCCAATAAGGAAAATTGACCATGACACTCCTACACACCGAAGTTGCCGTTGTCGGCGGCGGTATGGTCGGCGGCGCGCTGGCGCTGGGGCTGGCGCAGCAGGGATTTGAGGTAACGGTAATCGAACAGGCTGCTCCGCCGGCCTTCGATCCCGCCAGCAAACCGGACGTGCGCATTTCCGCGATCAGCGCGGCGTCCGTCGATCTGCTGCGCGGGCTGGGCGTCTGGGAGGCGGTGCTGGCGATGCGCGCCCATCCTTACAGCCGTCTTGAAACCTGGGAGTGGGAAAATGCCCACGTCGCGTTTGATGCCGCTGAGCTGAAGCTGCCGCGCCTGGGTTATATGGTGGAAAACAACGTGCTTCAGCAGGCGCTCTGGCAGGCGCTGGAGGCGCATCCGAGGGTGACGCTGCGTGTTCCTGCGTCGATTAAGGCTCTGCATCCTCACGAGAGCGGGTATTTGCTGACGCTCGACAGCGGCGATGAACTGGCCGTGAAGCTCGTCGTCGGAGCGGACGGCGCTAACTCGCAGGTCAGACAGATGGCGGGAATTGGCGTTCATGCCTGGCAGTATGAGCAGTCCTGCATGCTGATTACCGTCGAGTGCGAGAATGCGCCGGGAGAAAGCACGTGGCAGCACTTTACCCCGAATGGCCCGCATGCGTTTTTACCGCTGTTTGATAACTGGGCATCGCTGGTCTGGTACGACAAACCGGCGCGCATTCGCCAGCTGCAGGGGCTTTCAATGGAACAATTGCAGCGGGAAATCCGCCTGCATTTTCCGAGCCGTCTGGGCAACGTTACGCCGGTGGCTGCCGGGGCGTTTCCCCTCACGCGACGTCACGCTTTGCAGTATGTCCGTGCAGGGCTGGCGCTGGTGGGCGATGCGGCACACACCATTCATCCGCTGGCCGGGCAGGGTGTCAACCTGGGGTACCGTGATGTCGATGCGTTACTGGAAGTGCTGAGCAGCGCCCGCGGGCACGCGGAAAACTGGGCCAGCCATCAGGTCCTGAAGCGTTACCAGACGCGGCGCATGGCGGACAATTTCATCATGCAGTCGGGGATGGATCTGTTCTATGCCGGATTCAGCAATGACTTAGCCCCGGTGCGCATTCTGCGCAATATTGGATTAATGGCAGCGGAGCGTGCCGGTGGTCTGAAGCGTCAGGCGCTGAAGTACGCCCTTGGCCTGTAATCTTTTTTCCCTCTCCCTGTGGGAGAGGGGCAGGGTGAGGGCATCAGGCCGCAAAATGTCGAACAACAAAAACAAAAAAGCCCGCAGAGCGGGCTTTTTTGTTACTTAAGTGGCTGGGGTGCAGGGATTCGAACCCCGGAATGCTGGTATCAGAAACCAGAGCCTTACCGCTTGGCGACACCCCAATTGCGTTAAACAAACTGCTTAACGACTTTTTAAATTGGCTGGGGTACGAGGATTCGAACCTCGGAATGCCGGAATCAGAATCCGGTGCCTTACCGCTTGGCGATACCCCAACAATTTGTCTTGATTACCGAAAAATCGACAATCTTAATTTGGTGGCTACGACGGGATTCGAACCTGTGACCCCATCATTATGAGTGATGTGCTCTAACCAACTGAGCTACGTAGCCAGTACTGCAATCTTCGATGGCTGGGGTACCTGGATTCGAACCAGGGAATGCCGGTATCAAAAACCGGTGCCTTACCGCTTGGCGATACCCCAATACCGCGGAGAACCGCAAAATCGAAGAAATATGGCTGGGGTACCTGGATTCGAACCAGGGAATGCCGGTATCAAAAACCGGTGCCTTACCGCTTGGCGATACCCCATCCGTGCAACGCTTACCCGGGAATGGTGCGGGAGGCGAGACTTGAACTCGCACACCTTGCGGCGCCAGAACCTAAATCTGGTGCGTCTACCAATTTCGCCACTCCCGCAAAAAAGATGGTGGCTACGACGGGATTCGAACCTGTGACCCCATCATTATGAGTGATGTGCTCTAACCAACTGAGCTACGTAGCCATCTTTTTTCGCGTTACCTTATCGGCGTTGCGGGGCGCATTATGCGTATAGACCCTTGCAGCGTCAACACCTTTTTCAACGAAAATAGCCGGAATGTGACTGTTTGGTTAGGTTGCGAACAGCGTGGCCGAATATTCGGCAATTATTGGTTATTAATCAGATTTAGACGGTGAAATGTGAGGCAAAAAAATCAGGCCCCTGAGGGGCCTGATTGCGATCTGAGTGATTATTTGTAGGCTGACTGGTGAACGCCTACCGCACGTCCTGACGGATCGTTCATGGATTTGAACGATTCATCCCATTCAATCGCTTTGGCAGAAGAGCAGGCGACTGACGGGCCACCCGGTACGCACTCCGCGGCGCTCGGTACCGGGAACAATTCTTCAAAAATTTCACGGTACAGATAGGCCTCTTTCGAGCCCGGCGTGTTGTACGGGAAGCGGAAGCTCGCGGTTTCCAGCTGTTGGTCAGAAACCTGTTTTGCCGCGACCTCTTTCAGGGTGTCGATCCAGCTATAGCCTACGCCATCAGAGAACTGCTCTTTCTGACGCCATGCCACGCTCGCCGGCAGGTAGGATTCAAAACATTCGCGCAGGATATGTTTTTCCATTTTGCCGTTGCCGCACATCTTGTCCTGCGGGTTGATGCGCATCGCCACGTCGAGGAATTTCTTATCCAGGAACGGCACGCGCGCTTCCACGCCCCATGCGGACATCGCTTTGTTGGCACGCGCACAGTCAAACATATGCAGGGCCTGCAGCTTACGCACGGTCTCTTCGTGCAGCTCTTTGGCGTTCGGCGCTTTGTGGAAGTACAGGTAGCCGCCAAACACTTCGTCAGAACCTTCACCGGAGAGCACCATCTTGATGCCCATCGCTTTGATCTTACGCGACATCAGGTACATCGGGGTTGAGGCACGGATGGTGGTCACGTCATAGGTTTCAATGTGATAGATCACATCGCGGATCGCATCCAGACCTTCCTGCACGGTGAAGTGAATCTCATGGTGCACGGTGCCGAGGTGGTTCGCCACTTCCTGTGCGGCTTTCAGATCCGGTGCCCCTTCCAGGCCAACGGCAAAAGAGTGCAGCTGTGGCCACCAGGCTTCTGAGCGCTCCTGATCTTCCACGCGACGGGCCGCGAATTTCTTGGTGATCGCGGAGATCACTGAGGAGTCCAGACCGCCGGAGAGCAGCACGCCGTACGGCACATCTGACATCAGGTGGCTTTTCACGGAATCTTCAAGGGCCTGACGCAGCTCGGCTTTGTCCGTGACGTTGTTTTTTACCGCATCATAGTCGAACCAGTCACGCTGGTAATAGGAGCGGATCTCGCCGTCTTTGCTCCACAGATAGCTGCCTGCCGGGAACTCTTTAATGGTGCGGCAGACCGGCACCAGGGCTTTCATTTCAGAGGCAACGTAGAAGTTGCCGTGCTCATCGTGGCCCATGTACAGCGGGATAATGCCGATATGGTCGCGGCCAATCAGGTAAGCGTCTTTTTCGCTGTCGTACAGGGCGAAGGCAAACATGCCCTGCAGATCGTCCAGGAACTCGGGCCCTTTCTCCTGATACAGTGCCAGGATCACTTCACAGTCAGAACCGGTCTGGAACGCGTAGCGGTCGCCGTATTCAGCGCGCAGCGCCTGGTGGTTGTAGATCTCACCGTTGACAGCCAGTGCGTGCGTTTTTTTCTCGTTATACAGCGGCTGTGCACCGGCGTTGACGTCAACAATAGACAGACGTTCGTGAGCCAGAATCGCTTTATCGCTGGCGTAAACGCCTGACCAGTCCGGACCGCGGTGGCGCATCAGGCGGGACAGTTCGAGTGCCTTTTTACGCAGTTCGCCCGCGTCAGTTTTAATATCCAGTACGCCAAAAATTGAACACATAACCTTCTCCGTTAACCCTGTTGCTTTGTAATGTTGCTTGCTTATGAAAATGCCGCAAAGGGGCTGGGCGCGCAAGCGTTTTACGGGTGAAAACGGAAATAGTGCAATCGTGATTGCGGAATAGTGAAAAAAGAGTACGTCATGAATTATTTTATTGATGATTATGCAATGAAACGTGCTTTTTATTAGATGGGGTTTTGTTTGTGCAGGCTGTAAATGAAAAACCACGCCCTGAGGCGTGGTTCGGTATCAGATAATGTCGATTTCATCGACGGAGGGGTAAATCCAGCTTGGACGGAACGGCATTGAGTCAATGTCATCAAGCTGAGAGACGCCGGAGAGGACCAGAATCGTCTCCAGACCCGCCTGGAATCCGGCCAGAATATCGGTGCGCAGGTTGTCGCCGACAATAACCGTTTCTTCAGAGTGGGCCTGCATCTTGTTAAGCGCGGCACGAATAATCCACGGGCTCGGTTTACCGACCACAAACGGCTGACGACCAGAGATTTTCTCGATACCGGCGCACAGCGCGCCGCAGGCCGGATAAAAACCACGGCCGTGCGTATCCGGGTTGGTGGCGATAAAGCGTGCGCCGCTGGCGACAAAGTATGCTGCTTTATGCATCATCTCCCAGTTAAAGGAGCGCGTTTCGCCGACAATCACAAAGTCCGGGTTCACGTCAGTGATGGTGAAGCCAGCTTTGTACAGCTCGTGTATCAGCGCACCTTCACCCACCACGTAGGCTTTTTTCCCTTCCTGACGCTTCAGAAAATCCGCCGTGGCCATTGCCGAGGTATAAAACACGCTGTCCGGAACGTCGACGCCCGCCGTGGCAAAGCGGTTAGCCAGGTCCTGACCGGTTTGGGAAGGGTAGTTCGTGAGCAGAACCAGAGGCATTCCTTTGTCGATGATGCGGTGTAGAAACTCCGCAGCACCCGGCACGGCAACGTTGTCGTGCATCAGCACGCCGTCGATATCACAAATTACATTCTTAATGGTCATGGACAGTCCGACATCAAAAAAAGAAGGCGTTACTATAAGGTCCGATCAACTTTCCAGCAAATGCTGCAGCAGAATTCCGTTGAGCATGGCGCGTTTGACCAGCGCGAACGCGCCAATCGCCGAGCGATGATCAAGCTTTGAACGAACCACCGGGAGGTTCTGGCGGAATGCTTTCAGCGCCTGGGTGTTAATACAGCCTTCAATGGCGGGGAGCAGCACCTTTTCCGCCTCCACAATTTCACCGGCGATCACCACTTTTTGCGGATTAAACAGGTTAATGGCGATGGCGATGGTTTTCCCCAGATGGCGTCCTACCTGCTCAATCACTTCACAGGCCAGCGCGTCGCCCTTATTGGCGGCTTTGCAGATGGTGCCTATCTTGCAATCGTCCAGCGTGACGCGGCTTTGATAACCCTGCTCAAGGAGATGGCGAACGCGCTGCTCGATAGCGGTGTTAGCCGCGATGGTTTCAAGGCAGCCGAAGTTGCCGCAGTGGCAGCGCTCCCCGAGAGGCTCGACCTGAATGTGACCGATCTCGCCGACGTTACCGTTTCGACCAATAAAAATACGGCCGTTAGAGATAATACCGGCGCCCGTTCCTCGGTGAACGCGCACCAGAATAGAGTCTTCACAGTCCTGGCTCGCACCAAAGTAGTGCTCTGCCAGCGCCAGAGAGCGAATGTCGTGGCCCACGAAGCAGGTCACCTTAAAACGCTTTTCCAGCGCGTCAACCAGCCCCCAGTTTTCAACCTGAATATGCGGCATATAGCGGATCACGCCGCTTTCCGGGTCGACCAGGCCGGGCAGAATCACGGAGATGGCAATGAGTTCACGGATCTTGCGCTGACAGCTTTCAATAAACTGCGCGATGGTATTCAGCAGCGCATGCTCCAGCGTTTCCTGAGTGCGCTCCGGAAGAGGGTAGTGCTCTTCCGCAATCGCTTTACTGCTCAGATCGTACAGCGTGAGCGTGGTGTCATGACGGCCCAGACGGACGCCAATGGCCTGAAAATTGCGGGTTTCGGTAATAATGGAGATGGCGCGGCGGCCCCCGGTGGAGGCCTGCTGATCGACTTCTTTGATCAGACCGCGCTCAATGAGCTGGCGGGTAATTTTTGTCACGCTGGCGGGAGCAAGCTGGCTCTGTTCGGCTATCTGAATTCGCGAGATGGGTCCGTGCTGGTCAATCAGGCGGTATACCGCCGCACTGTTAAGTTGTTTAACGAGATCGACATTACCGATTTGAGCTTGTCCGCCAGGTGTCATACTTTTACTTACTCAGTGACGACCTCGTTACCATTAACGATGGTCTTAATAATTTTATAATCGTGTGTGAATGCCGTCAGGTTTGCAACCATACCTGGTGCAATTCCGCCGAGCTGTTTATCCACGCCCATTGCGCGCGCCGGATAAAGGGTTGCCATACGCAGGACTTCATCAAGCGCAATCCCGCAATGTTCAACCAGGTTACGCACCCCTTCAATCATGGTTAAAGAGGAACCACTCAGCGTACCGTTTTCATCCACACACAGTCCATTGCGGTAGTATATTGTTTTACCGGCAAAAATGAACTGCTCAATATTTGCACCTGCAGGTGCGGTGGCATCCGTCACCAGACAAAGCTTGTCACCTTTCAGCCGCTTAGCGTTGCGAATGTTGGTATAATCGACGTGTAAGCCGTCAGCAATAATGCCGCAGTAGACGTCTGGCTCATCCAGAATCGCCCCGACCAGACCCGGTTCACGGCCTGTGATATATGGCATGGCGTTGTAAAGGTGCGTTGCGAAGGTAATGCCCGCGCGGAAACCGGCTTTCGCTTCTTTCAGCGTCGCGTTTGAGTGGCCTGCTGAAACGATAATCCCGGCACCAGCCAGTTTGCTGATCACATCCGTACCCGCCATTTCGGGCGCCAGCGTCACTTTGGTGATCACATCGGCGTTTGCACACAGGTAGTCAACCAGCTCCGCATCCGGTTTACGCACATAATTCGGGTTATGCGTTCCTTTCTTGACCATATTTAGCCATGGCCCTTCAAGATGAAGACCCAGCGCCTGGTTAGGATGTTTGGCCAGGTATTCGCGCATCACGCGGATACCCTGCTTCATGAGGTCATCACTGCTGGTGATGAGCGTTGGCAAATAGCTGGTGCAGCCCGATTTCTCGTTGGCTTTCTGCATGATCTCCAGCGTTTCGACCGTCACCGCATCCGCGGTGTCATTGAATTGCACACCGCCGCAGCCGTTGAGCTGTACGTCGATGAAACCGGGGGAGATTACTGCTCCATTGAGTGAGCGCTGTTCAATCTCCGGCGGCAGTTCTGCCAGCGGGCAAACACGTTCAATCAGGCCATCAGCGATAACAATCGCATGGTCATCCAGAATGTCATGGCCGGTATAAATCCGACCGTGGGTTAAAGCGTACATAACGACCCCCGGTTAAAAAAAGCGGCCGCCTCTTGATGAAGAGGCGGTTATTCAATTACAGACCTTTGATGTTCTCGGCTTCTAACTCGTTAAAGTATTTCAGCGTCTTTACCTTCAGCTCCATCGTGGACGGTTCGTCGCAGACGATGACTGATTTCGGATGCAGCTGCAGGCAGCTGATGGTCCACATGTGGTTTACGTTGCCTTCAACGGCAGCCTGGAGCGCTTGCGCTTTCACGCCACCCAGCACCAGAATCATCACTTCTTCGGCATCCAGCAGGGTGCCCACGCCAACGGTCAGGGCGTATTTTGGAACCTGGTTAACATCGCCATCAAAGAAGCGGGAGTTTGCCACGCGCGTGTCATGGGTCAGCGTTTTAATACGGGTGCGGGAAGCCAGAGATGACGCCGGTTCGTTAAACGCGATATGACCATCATTGCCTACACCACCCATGAACAGGTGGATCTTACCGTAAGAACGGATTTTTTCTTCATACTGACGGCATTCTGCGTCAATATCAGGCGCGTTTCCATTCAGCAGGTTAATATTTTCAGATGGAATATCAACGTGATCAAAGAAATTGCGGTGCATAAAGCTATGGTAGCTTTCCGGATGGTCTTTCGGTAAGCCAACGTATTCATCCATATTGAAGGTCACAACATGTTTGAAGCTAACCTGGCCTGCTTTATGCATCTCAACCAGTGCCTTATAGGCTGTCAGCGGCGTGCCGCCTGTCGGAAGTCCAAGAACGAAAGGACGATCGGCGGTCGGTTTAAAGGCGTTAATACGGTTAACGATATGGCGAGCGGCCCATTTACCGACTTGTTCAGCAGTTGCCAGGGGAATCAGTCTCATTGTTCACCTCAAGAGTTAAAGTAGAAGAGTGGGCGGATGGCTATCGGAACCTGATACTTAAGCGTAACCTGGAAACTTTCAGGCCGGATCAATCCGTCTTGATTTTTTGAATGATAAAATAAGTTTTCGCTGTTAGCCAGTATAAGGGAGGGTGAATAACGATATTTGGTGACAAAAATCACAAAAAGTACGCGTTTAATTTGCGATACGAATTAATTTTTCACACACTCACAATGCCAGTGAAGCATCAACTGTATCTATAGTTCGTGACACAATAAAAAACAGAGCTGAGAACATGCCTTAAACGGGGTCTCATAGGGGGAAGAAAGTGAGTATTCTAGGTTATTTACAAAAGGTTGGTCGCGCACTTATGGTGCCGGTCGCCACGCTGCCTGCCGCAGCCATCCTGATGGGTGTCGGCTACTGGATCGACCCCAACGGCTGGGGTAATACCAGCGCGCTGGCGGCGTTCTTTATCAAGTCAGGTTCCGCCATTATCGACAACATGTCCGTGTTGTTCGCGATTGGTGTGGCTTACGGTATGTCTAAAGACAAAGACGGTGCCGCTGCGCTGACCGGTTTTGTCGGTTTCCTCGTGTTAACCACCCTCTGCTCGCCAGCAGCGGTGGCCATGATCCAAAAAATTCCGGCGGACCAGGTTCCGGCGGCATTCGGGAAGATCAGCAACCAGTTTGTCGGTATCCTTGTGGGTATCATCTCCGCCGAACTGTATAACCGCTTCAGCAGCGTAGAGCTGCCAAAAGCGCTCTCCTTCTTTAGCGGTCGCCGCCTGGTTCCTATCCTGACCTCGTTTGTGATGATCGTTGTCGCGTTCATCATGATGTACGTCTGGCCAATGATCTTCGACGGTCTGGTGAACTTCGGTGAGCACATCCAGAAACTGGGCTCCGTCGGTGCAGGCGTGTACGCGTTCTTCAACCGTCTGCTGATCCCGGTCGGTCTGCACCACGCGCTGAACTCCGTATTCTGGTTCGACGTTGCCGGTATTAACGATATCCCTAACTTCCTGGGTGGCGCACAGTCCATCGAAGCAGGTAAAGCGGTTGTCGGTATCACCGGTCGTTACCAGGCGGGCTTCTTCCCGATCATGATGTTTGGTCTGCCGGGTGCTGCGCTGGCTATCTACCACTGCGCACGTCCAGAGAATAAAGCGAAAGTGCTGGGTATCATGATGGCGGGGGCGTTTGCGGCCTTCTTCACCGGTATTACCGAGCCGCTGGAGTTCTCCTTCATGTTCGTGGCGCCGGTTCTGTATGTGATCCACGCCGTGCTGACCGGTATCTCCGTGTTCATCGCTGCCAGCATGCACTGGATTGCCGGTTTCGGCTTCAGCGCCGGTCTGGTGGATATGGTGCTTTCGTCCCGTAACCCGCTGGCGACCCACTGGTGGATGCTGATCCCGCAAGGTCTGGTGTTCTTCGCGATCTACTACGTAGTGTTCCGTTTCACTATCACCAAATTCAACCTGATGACCCCGGGTCGTGAACTGGCCGTGGCCGGTAGCGAAGCGGATGGTCAGGATGTGAACGTGAGCGGTGCTCAGGATCAGGACGTATCAGGTCTGGCGCGTCAGTACATCGCCGCTATCGGCGGTTCTGATAACCTGACCGGTATCGACGCCTGTATCACTCGTCTGCGTCTGAACGTCAAAGACTCTTCCCTGGTGAACGAAGCGCTGGCCAAACGTCTGGGTGCTTCCGGCGTT from Enterobacter dykesii encodes the following:
- the nagE gene encoding N-acetylglucosamine-specific PTS transporter subunit IIBC, whose amino-acid sequence is MSILGYLQKVGRALMVPVATLPAAAILMGVGYWIDPNGWGNTSALAAFFIKSGSAIIDNMSVLFAIGVAYGMSKDKDGAAALTGFVGFLVLTTLCSPAAVAMIQKIPADQVPAAFGKISNQFVGILVGIISAELYNRFSSVELPKALSFFSGRRLVPILTSFVMIVVAFIMMYVWPMIFDGLVNFGEHIQKLGSVGAGVYAFFNRLLIPVGLHHALNSVFWFDVAGINDIPNFLGGAQSIEAGKAVVGITGRYQAGFFPIMMFGLPGAALAIYHCARPENKAKVLGIMMAGAFAAFFTGITEPLEFSFMFVAPVLYVIHAVLTGISVFIAASMHWIAGFGFSAGLVDMVLSSRNPLATHWWMLIPQGLVFFAIYYVVFRFTITKFNLMTPGRELAVAGSEADGQDVNVSGAQDQDVSGLARQYIAAIGGSDNLTGIDACITRLRLNVKDSSLVNEALAKRLGASGVIRLNKTSVQIIVGFVAEKIANAMKTTGPVAAAEASAAPAAAPAAAKPQAVPNAKTVAALVSPVTGEVVAIEQVPDEAFASKAVGDGVAVKPTDKTVVSPAAGTIVKIFNTNHAFCLETENGAEIVVHMGIDTVALNGQGFTRLVEEGAEVVAGQPILEMDLDFLNANARSMISPVVCSNIDDFSGLVIQAKGQVVAGQTPLYEIKGK